The Ruficoccus amylovorans genome has a segment encoding these proteins:
- the sdaAA gene encoding L-serine ammonia-lyase, iron-sulfur-dependent, subunit alpha, producing the protein MDTDSSSYDFNTAAELLILCEKEALSIAEVVLRRESFESGSSRDELVKTMRERYRKMKDSIRRGIQIDKLSASRLSGGDAARLMAYAESDAPLGGADFARTMAYGFAVLESNAQFGRIVATPTAGSAGVVPACLLHLEDQGLDEDTAVSALFTAAGIGLVIANNACFSGARGGCQAEIGSASCMAAAAIVEARGGTPRTAQSAASFALMNTLGLVCDPIGGYVEVPCVSRNGMFAVHSIQAAVMALAGCRCLVPLDDVVIAMRDIGRRMPRALKETSQGGLATTPTGQSYMPK; encoded by the coding sequence ATGGACACCGATTCCTCCAGTTACGATTTCAATACCGCCGCCGAGTTGCTCATCCTCTGCGAGAAGGAAGCCCTGAGCATCGCGGAAGTCGTCTTGCGCCGGGAATCCTTTGAGAGCGGCTCGAGCCGGGATGAACTCGTAAAAACCATGCGGGAGCGCTACCGCAAGATGAAGGACAGCATCCGCCGGGGAATCCAAATCGACAAACTCTCTGCCAGCCGTCTTTCCGGCGGCGACGCGGCCCGGCTGATGGCCTACGCCGAAAGCGACGCCCCACTCGGGGGCGCGGACTTCGCGCGCACGATGGCCTACGGATTCGCGGTACTGGAGAGCAACGCTCAGTTCGGACGCATTGTGGCCACGCCCACCGCCGGATCGGCCGGCGTCGTGCCCGCCTGCCTCCTTCACCTCGAAGATCAGGGCCTGGACGAAGACACCGCCGTGAGCGCCTTGTTCACAGCGGCGGGGATCGGCCTCGTCATCGCGAACAACGCCTGCTTCTCCGGGGCCAGGGGCGGCTGCCAGGCGGAGATCGGAAGCGCCAGTTGCATGGCTGCTGCCGCCATCGTGGAAGCCCGGGGTGGCACTCCCCGGACCGCTCAAAGCGCAGCTTCCTTTGCCCTCATGAACACGCTCGGCCTCGTTTGCGACCCTATCGGCGGCTATGTCGAGGTCCCCTGTGTCAGCCGCAACGGGATGTTCGCCGTGCACAGTATTCAAGCCGCCGTCATGGCCCTGGCCGGTTGCCGCTGCCTTGTTCCACTGGATGATGTCGTCATCGCCATGCGCGACATCGGACGCCGCATGCCGCGAGCCTTGAAGGAGACCTCGCAGGGTGGGCTGGCCACGACTCCCACTGGCCAGAGTTACATGCCTAAATAA
- a CDS encoding M20 family metallopeptidase, with translation MSDKIPSITELLSTLVSCPSVNPGERLHWESPYGEARLAQVLQDLLRPWADSIEIDEVVPGRPNLRALFRGRADGPKRALEAHLDTVDIDGMSIEPFEPELKAGRLYGRGSADTKGPMTAMLLALIRAKAKGIKLNGDWTFIATCDEELGARGARFLIEQGFCCDGIIVAEPTELELIDAHKGVERYRVEITGKAAHSAYPELGLNAISALADFIGRLEAMSFPSTSRPDDDTLGPITMSVGVISGGDQVNRVPQTAHAEIDFRIPPGAPETAIGELLAQAAHSTRQSRPGIEIRWEQTQHYPALHPQPDSAFSETLWQLAKEHLNARKFSRVRYATNAGFYSAAGIPSIVFGPGSISEAHTAAESIEIDAIEQAASFLEKLITVPAH, from the coding sequence ATGTCCGATAAAATCCCCAGCATCACCGAACTCTTATCGACGCTCGTGTCCTGCCCGAGCGTAAACCCCGGCGAGCGCCTGCACTGGGAATCGCCTTACGGCGAGGCACGACTCGCGCAGGTCTTGCAAGACCTGCTGCGGCCATGGGCCGACTCAATCGAGATCGACGAAGTCGTTCCCGGCCGCCCCAACCTGCGAGCGCTTTTCCGGGGTCGCGCCGACGGCCCCAAGCGGGCGCTGGAGGCCCATCTCGATACGGTGGACATCGACGGCATGAGCATTGAACCCTTCGAGCCTGAACTTAAGGCGGGCCGCCTTTATGGCCGCGGCTCTGCCGATACCAAAGGCCCCATGACCGCGATGCTCCTGGCCCTGATCCGCGCCAAGGCCAAAGGCATCAAACTCAACGGAGACTGGACCTTTATCGCCACCTGCGATGAAGAGTTGGGGGCGCGCGGGGCGCGCTTTCTCATTGAACAGGGTTTCTGCTGCGACGGCATCATCGTGGCCGAACCGACCGAACTGGAACTCATTGACGCGCACAAAGGAGTCGAACGCTACCGCGTCGAAATCACCGGCAAGGCCGCCCACAGCGCCTACCCCGAGTTGGGGCTTAATGCGATCAGCGCGCTGGCGGACTTTATCGGTCGGCTCGAAGCCATGAGCTTCCCGTCAACCAGCAGGCCCGACGACGACACGCTCGGCCCCATCACCATGAGCGTAGGTGTTATCAGCGGCGGCGATCAGGTGAACCGCGTGCCGCAGACGGCGCACGCCGAAATCGACTTCCGCATCCCCCCTGGCGCCCCCGAAACCGCCATCGGGGAACTGCTGGCGCAGGCCGCACACTCGACGCGTCAAAGCCGTCCCGGCATTGAGATCCGCTGGGAGCAGACTCAGCACTACCCCGCCCTTCACCCACAGCCCGACAGCGCATTTTCCGAGACCCTCTGGCAACTGGCGAAGGAGCATTTGAATGCCCGGAAATTTTCCCGTGTCCGCTACGCTACCAACGCCGGTTTTTACTCCGCTGCGGGTATCCCGAGCATCGTGTTCGGGCCCGGCTCGATTTCCGAGGCCCACACCGCCGCAGAATCCATTGAGATAGACGCCATCGAACAAGCCGCCTCGTTCCTCGAAAAACTCATCACCGTTCCGGCTCACTGA
- a CDS encoding AGE family epimerase/isomerase encodes MQSSSPCINIPTVSADSLPLLLSFWREHLHTHILPFWKQHAIDPDGGLNTCIRDDGKLISRDKWLWSQWRAVWVFSRLYRLHGQDPQWLELAEYIGNFSLRHGWDEDFGGWRLLVDADGREIEGCKSIYVDAFAIYALTEWHLATGKESLLAPLHRTAERVLLRLEQPHEHIPHYPYPIPEGSRVHGIPMMFSYKLGLAAHHLGHQHYAEASQALSDEVWNDYYVPESGFMLERVSASQTPLSPPLGTAVVPGHVIEDMWFQMELSRLFHHEERLDLCCQTIRRHLEAGWDEQHGGIFLAIDAGGHKDIAWSYADYKLWWPHTEALVALLAAYEHTRQDWCLEWYQRVFEYTLNHYPNEQHGEWTQRLDCLGKPSNEIVALPVKDPFHLPRAAMTQIELLERLCN; translated from the coding sequence ATGCAATCTTCATCCCCCTGCATAAATATCCCGACCGTCAGCGCCGACAGTCTTCCGCTCCTGCTCAGCTTCTGGCGCGAGCACCTGCACACACATATTCTGCCGTTCTGGAAGCAGCACGCGATCGACCCGGACGGTGGACTCAACACCTGCATCCGCGACGACGGCAAGCTCATCAGCCGGGACAAATGGCTCTGGAGCCAGTGGCGCGCAGTCTGGGTTTTCAGCCGCCTCTACCGCCTGCATGGCCAAGATCCCCAGTGGCTGGAATTGGCCGAGTATATCGGGAACTTCAGCCTGCGCCACGGCTGGGATGAAGACTTCGGCGGCTGGCGGCTGCTCGTTGACGCCGATGGGCGCGAAATCGAAGGCTGCAAGAGCATTTACGTAGATGCCTTCGCCATTTATGCCCTTACGGAGTGGCACCTGGCCACCGGTAAAGAGTCCCTGCTCGCCCCGCTCCACCGGACCGCCGAACGGGTCCTTCTCCGCCTGGAACAACCTCATGAGCATATCCCGCACTACCCCTATCCAATCCCTGAGGGAAGCCGCGTCCACGGCATCCCCATGATGTTTTCCTATAAGCTCGGGCTGGCCGCTCACCACCTCGGCCATCAACACTATGCCGAAGCCTCGCAGGCCCTTTCTGATGAAGTCTGGAACGACTACTACGTCCCGGAAAGCGGGTTCATGCTGGAGCGCGTATCTGCCAGCCAGACGCCACTCTCGCCCCCGCTCGGCACCGCGGTGGTCCCGGGTCACGTGATCGAAGACATGTGGTTCCAGATGGAGCTCAGCAGGCTCTTCCACCACGAAGAGCGTCTGGACCTCTGCTGCCAGACGATCCGGCGCCACCTGGAAGCCGGCTGGGACGAGCAGCACGGAGGCATCTTCCTCGCCATCGACGCCGGGGGCCACAAAGACATCGCCTGGTCATACGCCGACTACAAACTGTGGTGGCCACATACCGAGGCGCTCGTCGCACTCTTGGCCGCCTACGAGCACACCCGACAGGACTGGTGCCTGGAATGGTATCAGCGCGTCTTTGAATACACGCTCAACCACTACCCGAACGAGCAGCATGGCGAATGGACGCAGCGGCTGGATTGCCTGGGCAAACCCAGCAACGAGATTGTCGCCCTGCCCGTCAAAGACCCCTTCCACCTCCCCCGCGCGGCCATGACACAGATCGAACTCCT